In a single window of the Cydia splendana chromosome 20, ilCydSple1.2, whole genome shotgun sequence genome:
- the LOC134800771 gene encoding phospholipase A1-like yields the protein MALLPLMVLALASAVAGSIPRPQYGYSAGFLPHCPGIMNNSSISAGSMPRLQVVHHQLVNGQVTRRSMPVLAAPRMLAKDKRVDFANKKTVLYAVGFLDSAVWPHTQAIGTAYAKRGYNVLITESFSFLTYIYPKSVRLSRVIGQKMGEFLVKLTERGLTADNLELVGLSLGAHIVSYAAKHFYNATGTKPSRLTGLDPSGPCYKTMPLEHRLNPSDAEHIDIIHTNIDGFGTPEPLGHVDYYANGGEYQPSDIPYIPCLVVCSHVKSVLYWWQALEHPKKFIGQKCDSVQAARYNECNSTETNVVGLETDFSKRGIYYLSTSNEFPYYRGKEGLRPENDISTNFLEKLNQEELVA from the exons GCCCCGGCATCATGAACAACTCCAGCATCAGCGCCGGCAGCATGCCCAGGCTGCAGGTGGTCCATCATCAGCTCGTCAACGGCCAGGTCACGAGGCGGTCCATGCCGGTGCTGGCCGCTCCGAGGATGCTGGCCAAGGACAAGCGAGTGG ACTTCGCGAATAAGAAGACAGTGCTTTACGCCGTGGGTTTCCTGGACAGCGCGGTGTGGCCCCACACGCAGGCCATCGGCACTGCTTACGCTAAACGCGGATACAACGTGCTTATCACGGAGAGTTTTAGCTTTCTCACCTATATCTACCCCAA ATCCGTGCGCCTATCACGAGTTATCGGGCAGAAAATGGGCGAGTTCCTGGTGAAGCTGACGGAGCGGGGTCTGACTGCAGACAACCTGGAGCTGGTCGGGCTCAGCCTTGGAGCCCACATCGTCAGCTACGCCGCTAAACACTTCTATAACGCCACGGGCACCAAACCTTCTAG GCTAACCGGCCTCGATCCCTCCGGGCCCTGCTACAAGACCATGCCTCTCGAACACCGCCTGAACCCCTCAGACGCCGAACATATCGACATCATTCACACCAACATTGACGGCTTCGGCACACCTGAACCTCTCGGCCATGTAGACTATTACGCCAACGGCGGGGAGTATCAACCAAGCGACATACCATACATACCCTGCCTAGTTGTTTGTAGCCACGTAAAATCAGTTTTATACTGGTGGCAAGCTTTAGAGCATCCCAAGAAATTCATTGGACAGAAATGCGACTCGGTGCAAGCAGCGAGATACAATGAATGCAACAGTACTGAGACGAACGTCGTCGGATTAGAAACTGATTTTAGTAAGCGTGGTATTTATTATCTGTCGACGTCTAACGAATTTCCGTATTATAGGGGGAAAGAGGGGTTGAGGCCTGAGAATGATATTTCGACGAATTTTTTGGAGAAATTGAATCAAGAGGAGCTTGTTGCTTGA